The following are encoded together in the Legionella busanensis genome:
- a CDS encoding IS630 family transposase has translation MSNRELPVEVLLELRKKVVYAVVHHDVKKSMAAKLFGFSLTSVIKYVREFELKGEDSFHYKKRGVKESARCFLSAAQIEGLLKTLLRQAPDDIGLDYTLWNSKAIGAYIEKAFGIKYSGRGLRDLLRRLGFSSQKPIKQAYQRDPNKVTQWLNETYPAIKTRAMQEGARIYWADEMGLQSCDNRGRTYGLVNQTPVIKKTGSRFKVNMLAAISPQGFMNWMVFENNCDSQIFIEFLGRLRRQVKQKVFLIVDNLKVHHSKNVQCYVEKHKDDNEIFFTSLLSRVKSPGISQSGCQGECLLS, from the coding sequence ATGAGTAACAGGGAATTGCCAGTAGAAGTATTATTAGAGCTACGAAAGAAAGTAGTCTATGCAGTTGTGCACCATGATGTTAAGAAAAGCATGGCCGCGAAATTATTCGGATTTAGTCTCACGTCAGTGATCAAATATGTTCGGGAGTTTGAGTTAAAGGGTGAGGACAGTTTTCATTATAAAAAACGTGGTGTAAAGGAATCAGCGCGGTGCTTTTTATCAGCAGCCCAAATTGAAGGATTACTAAAGACCCTACTAAGGCAGGCGCCTGATGACATTGGCCTTGATTATACGTTGTGGAATAGTAAGGCGATAGGCGCTTATATTGAGAAGGCTTTTGGTATAAAGTATTCAGGTCGTGGCTTGCGAGACCTTCTTAGGAGATTGGGTTTTTCTTCGCAAAAACCGATTAAACAAGCTTATCAAAGAGATCCTAATAAAGTAACCCAATGGCTCAATGAAACCTATCCTGCCATCAAAACACGCGCGATGCAGGAAGGCGCAAGAATTTATTGGGCAGATGAAATGGGATTGCAATCGTGTGACAATCGTGGCAGAACTTACGGCCTTGTCAACCAAACGCCTGTGATAAAAAAGACAGGAAGTCGCTTTAAAGTTAATATGCTCGCTGCCATTAGTCCGCAAGGGTTTATGAATTGGATGGTTTTTGAAAACAACTGTGATAGTCAAATCTTTATTGAATTTCTAGGCAGATTACGCCGCCAGGTTAAGCAAAAAGTATTTCTAATCGTCGATAATCTTAAAGTCCACCATAGTAAAAATGTGCAGTGCTATGTTGAAAAACATAAGGATGATAATGAAATTTTTTTTACCTCCCTATTGTCCCGAGTTAAATCCCCAGGAATTAGTCAATCAGGATGTCAAGGCGAATGCTTGCTTAGTTAA
- a CDS encoding ankyrin repeat domain-containing protein encodes MALHRALLNLHNLLGYKESAGLCHGFSLRWLEATFLGEQELRRFELRMALIQVLPPDLLLAKIQQTQSKKGQSLSDEDNALLGILAFFDSLELFHSPEKYTTLFEQNLNQNDVSLISPVASSAMIEAQGHLKEIYLQPKILARDELYNYLHELAYLINNNLKDKNKPIGFLLSSYDHAISLSYIASLGWLFRDINQPLTTMTRTAIDYNLVDNIIKALNPKDSSPYVAFNTSFILTTNNITNFELKNLIPVGPSTEVLKEFTLRQGEDGITLALLAAQQNDTAFMATLVDVVDIDFLNRTTPKGQTPLYIAVENNFIQMFTILVEKGVDLNKGDASEVTPISLAVELGYISTFIFLAEKGANLNKPDIKGVTPLMAAARLRHLSVITILAEKGADFDQADKDGVTAAMIAAAIGDASVMTALIKGRADINKVTEDGTTPTFIAAKRGHVAVIEILIIENADLNKALIDNATPVFIAAQYGHVDVVKLLLASKRCDVEISFESTIDYLVKFAADESERQQNPEIGQRMHEFLKNQSSTQVKMKPYDIAKIMGHNEIANLITDHLKSINHNFHQHSLNKDHYFLASSSLFSKRKQAEELLAEECNFKTKRKGR; translated from the coding sequence ATGGCATTGCATAGGGCATTATTAAATTTACATAACTTATTAGGTTATAAGGAATCGGCAGGTTTGTGTCATGGTTTTTCGTTGCGCTGGTTAGAGGCAACTTTTTTAGGCGAGCAGGAGCTTCGACGTTTTGAATTACGTATGGCTCTTATTCAAGTCCTACCACCTGACTTACTGTTGGCGAAAATACAGCAAACACAATCTAAAAAAGGGCAAAGTCTTTCTGATGAAGATAACGCCTTACTCGGCATACTTGCTTTTTTTGATAGCTTAGAACTATTTCATTCACCTGAGAAATATACTACCTTATTTGAGCAAAATTTAAATCAAAATGATGTTTCCCTTATTTCACCCGTAGCATCTTCTGCTATGATTGAGGCACAAGGCCATTTAAAAGAAATCTATTTACAGCCTAAAATTCTAGCACGAGATGAACTTTACAACTATCTTCATGAATTAGCTTATTTAATAAATAATAATTTAAAGGATAAGAATAAACCCATTGGTTTTTTACTATCAAGCTATGATCATGCTATTTCATTAAGTTATATAGCCAGTTTAGGTTGGTTATTTCGTGATATAAATCAGCCTTTAACAACGATGACAAGGACAGCTATAGATTATAATTTGGTTGATAATATCATTAAGGCTCTTAATCCTAAGGATTCATCCCCCTATGTTGCTTTTAATACAAGTTTTATCTTAACTACCAATAATATTACTAATTTTGAATTAAAAAACTTAATTCCTGTAGGGCCAAGTACTGAGGTATTAAAGGAATTCACTCTGCGGCAAGGTGAGGATGGTATTACATTGGCTTTATTAGCTGCTCAACAAAATGATACTGCGTTTATGGCAACTTTAGTTGATGTTGTTGATATAGATTTTTTAAATAGAACAACGCCGAAAGGTCAAACCCCCCTTTATATTGCTGTAGAAAATAATTTTATTCAAATGTTTACAATTTTAGTTGAAAAAGGGGTTGATTTAAATAAGGGTGATGCAAGCGAGGTAACGCCTATTTCTTTGGCCGTAGAACTTGGTTATATTTCGACCTTTATTTTTTTAGCAGAAAAAGGCGCCAATTTAAATAAGCCCGATATAAAGGGCGTAACTCCTCTGATGGCCGCTGCAAGGTTACGTCACCTATCAGTCATTACTATTTTAGCCGAAAAGGGTGCTGATTTTGACCAAGCCGATAAAGATGGTGTAACCGCTGCTATGATTGCTGCGGCAATAGGTGATGCTTCGGTTATGACAGCCTTAATTAAAGGAAGAGCTGATATTAATAAAGTCACGGAAGATGGTACTACACCGACTTTTATTGCAGCGAAAAGGGGCCATGTTGCAGTGATTGAGATTTTAATTATAGAAAATGCAGACTTAAATAAAGCGCTAATAGATAATGCCACACCTGTATTTATCGCAGCACAATATGGTCATGTTGATGTAGTTAAATTACTACTAGCAAGTAAAAGGTGTGATGTTGAAATTTCTTTTGAATCAACCATAGATTATTTGGTAAAATTTGCAGCTGATGAGTCAGAAAGACAACAAAATCCTGAAATTGGTCAACGTATGCATGAGTTTTTAAAAAACCAATCTTCAACACAGGTTAAAATGAAGCCTTATGATATTGCTAAAATAATGGGCCATAATGAGATTGCTAACCTTATTACAGACCATCTTAAATCGATAAATCATAATTTTCATCAACATAGCTTAAATAAGGACCATTATTTTTTGGCAAGCTCCTCATTGTTCTCTAAAAGAAAACAAGCAGAAGAGCTATTAGCAGAAGAGTGTAACTTTAAAACCAAAAGAAAAGGTAGATAA